In one Brassica oleracea var. oleracea cultivar TO1000 chromosome C9, BOL, whole genome shotgun sequence genomic region, the following are encoded:
- the LOC106317330 gene encoding SKP1-like protein 11 — protein MSESNKKISLISSEGEAFEVSEAVAREFEIVAHMLEDGCSGSSIPITTVDSNILGKVIEYCTKHVEVGNVEGNSEKAEKDLEEFDKRFIAVEMNTLFSLILAANYLNVKGLLNIGCQKVADTIKDMKPEEVRSIFNIENDYTPAEEEVVRKENEWAFQP, from the coding sequence ATGTCTGAGTCAAACAAGAAAATTTCATTGATAAGCTCCGAGGGCGAGGCTTTCGAGGTGAGTGAAGCGGTTGCGCGTGAGTTCGAGATCGTAGCGCACATGCTCGAAGACGGCTGCTCTGGTAGCAGTATCCCGATCACAACCGTCGACAGTAATATCCTCGGCAAAGTGATCGAGTATTGCACGAAACACGTTGAAGTTGGTAATGTCGAAGGAAACTCGGAGAAGGCTGAGAAGGATCTCGAAGAGTTCGACAAAAGATTTATTGCTGTGGAGATGAATACGCTCTTTTCACTCATCCTCGCAGCTAACTATCTCAACGTGAAAGGCCTTCTCAACATTGGTTGCCAGAAGGTTGCAGATACCATCAAAGACATGAAACCAGAGGAGGTTCGCTCTATTTTTAACATCGAGAATGATTACACTCCTGCAGAAGAGGAAGTTGTTCGCAAGGAGAACGAGTGGGCTTTTCAGCCCTAA
- the LOC106316356 gene encoding aspartic proteinase nepenthesin-1: MTSSSSLLLPFFLIIFSCFIALSSSRKSLTNHPPPTILPRSGLRLSLQHVDSGKNLTKIQKIQRGINRGFHRLNRLGAAAVLAESSGPDDTNNIKAPTHGGSGEFLMDLAIGDPPVKYSAILDTGSDLIWTQCKPCTDCYHQPTPIFDPKKSSSYSKVGCSSGLCEALPRSSCNQDRGACEYLYTYGDYSSTRGVLSMETFTFGGENSVSGIGFGCGDENEGDGFSQGSGLVGLGRGPLSLITQLKEAKFSYCLTTIDDTEASSSLFIGSLASEIVKKSGGRSEGELIKTTSLLRNPRQPSFYYLDLQGITVGSKRLSMEKSMLELAEDGTGGMIIDSGTTITYLEEVVFNTLKREFTSRMSLPVDESGSTGLDLCYTLPNEAKNLAVPKLVFHFKGADLELPGENYVVEDPSTGVLCLAMGKSNGMSIFGNFQQQNFNVVHDLEKDKVSFVPTECGKL; the protein is encoded by the coding sequence ATGACTTCTTCTTCCTCCTTGTTACTCCCTTTCTTTCTTATCATCTTCTCATGTTTCATCGCTCTTTCATCATCAAGAAAATCATTAACCAACCATCCTCCTCCAACAATCCTTCCAAGATCCGGTTTACGATTAAGTCTACAACATGTGGATTCCGGTAAAAACCTCACAAAGATCCAAAAGATCCAAAGAGGTATTAACCGTGGATTCCACAGGCTAAACCGGTTAGGAGCTGCAGCTGTTTTGGCTGAATCATCAGGTCCTGATGATACTAACAACATTAAAGCACCTACTCATGGCGGAAGCGGCGAGTTTCTTATGGATTTAGCTATAGGAGACCCTCCGGTTAAATACTCGGCTATATTAGATACTGGAAGTGACCTTATATGGACTCAATGCAAGCCTTGCACGGATTGTTACCACCAACCAACTCCTATTTTCGACCCGAAAAAGTCTTCTTCTTACTCAAAAGTAGGATGCTCTTCTGGTCTTTGTGAAGCCTTGCCTCGGTCGAGTTGTAACCAAGACAGAGGAGCTTGTGAGTATTTGTATACCTATGGAGATTACTCGTCCACAAGAGGGGTCTTGTCCATGGAAACGTTCACTTTCGGTGGCGAAAACTCGGTTTCGGGAATAGGGTTTGGGTGTGGTGATGAGAATGAAGGAGACGGGTTTTCACAAGGGTCGGGTCTTGTAGGTCTTGGTCGTGGACCGCTCTCGCTTATAACTCAGCTCAAGGAGGCTAAGTTCTCTTATTGTTTAACCACCATTGATGATACCGAAGCGTCTAGCTCGCTGTTCATTGGATCTCTAGCCTCGGAGATCGTCAAGAAAAGCGGTGGAAGGTCAGAAGGTGAACTCATCAAAACCACGTCCTTGCTACGAAACCCTAGACAGCCCTCGTTCTATTACCTTGACCTACAAGGCATCACCGTTGGATCAAAACGTCTTTCTATGGAAAAGTCTATGTTAGAACTAGCTGAAGATGGAACTGGAGGCATGATCATAGACTCTGGCACTACCATCACGTATCTAGAGGAGGTTGTGTTTAATACCTTGAAGAGGGAGTTTACTTCTCGGATGAGTTTACCAGTAGATGAATCAGGATCCACAGGACTTGACTTGTGTTATACGTTACCTAATGAGGCGAAGAACTTAGCTGTTCCTAAGCTTGTTTTTCATTTTAAGGGTGCGGATTTGGAGCTTCCCGGAGAGAATTACGTGGTGGAGGATCCGAGTACGGGCGTTTTGTGTTTGGCTATGGGGAAATCTAATGGGATGTCTATTTTTGGAAACTTTCAGCAACAGAATTTTAATGTTGTTCATGATCTTGAGAAGGATAAGGTGTCGTTTGTTCCCACTGAATGTGGAAAATTGTAG